In a single window of the Elaeis guineensis isolate ETL-2024a chromosome 6, EG11, whole genome shotgun sequence genome:
- the LOC105046924 gene encoding LOW QUALITY PROTEIN: glutamate receptor 3.4-like (The sequence of the model RefSeq protein was modified relative to this genomic sequence to represent the inferred CDS: inserted 2 bases in 2 codons), producing the protein MNGNKNHLSPLCPNSSGKFGYVLFSMMGSVPLLALCFSVLLIGAAAAGQNRTGVPSKPSVVNIGALFTFNSTIGRVAKLAIQLAVQDVNSNRNLLAGTMLNIIPRDTNCSGFLGIIQALQLMENDVVAVIGPQSSGIAHAISHVGNELHVPLLSFAATDTTLTSLQYPYFLRTTQNDYFQMNAIADMIGYYGWREVIAIFIDDDYGRGGITALGDALAMKRCKLTYKAAFPPNADRSVISQLLIKVNQMESRVFVVHVNPDSGLTVFSVAQDLDMMAKGYAWIATDWLASVLDSSQPPNPDIMGPIQGVIVLRQHTPASNRTQAFMSRWNKMLQKGNATSSLNTYGLYAYDSVLLAAHAIDRFLNDGQNISFSNDPRLHDANGSRLNLTALRYFDGGDKLLENLLLTNFTGLTGQVQFGSDRNLINPAYDILNVGGTGVRRIGYWSNYSGLSAPETLYGKPRNASTTSQQLYNAIWPGETTTKPRGWGLNNGKPLRIGVPYRTSYKEFISNDTGPDNVKGYCIDVFNAAVKLLXYDVTPSFILFGDGHKNPSYNELVQKVADNYFDAAVGDISIVTNRTRIVDFTQPYIESGLIIVAPVKEINSNAWAFLKPFTVQMWCVTGAFFLXVGAVVWILEHRINSEFRGSPRRQLVTIFWFSFSTMFFAHRENTVSTLGRFVLIIWLFVVLIINSSYTASLTSILTVQQLSSRIEGLDSLISSTDPIGYQLGSFAKNYLTEELYIAESRLVPLSTPEDYTTALERGPKNGGVSAIVDELPYVDIFLSKYCEFKTVGQEFTKNGWGFAFPRDSPLAVDLSTAILQLSENGELQRIHDKWLTPAGCISQDAGPDSNRLSLKSFWGLFLISGIACLIALVVFFMRIFCQYSKYSSQEQVECPVSQRSMRRPSHLPSIKDLISFVDKKEEDIKSAIRRKPGDELNQSGQGSDGQSMSPHRGIYY; encoded by the exons ATGAATGGTAACAAAAACCACCTCTCTCCCCTTTGCCCAAATTCCAGTGGGAAATTTGGGTATGTTCTTTTCTCAATGATGGGCTCAGTTCCCCTTCTGGCCTTGTGTTTCTCCGTTCTTCTGATTGGGGCTGCGGCCGCCGGCCAGAACCGCACCGGCGTGCCGTCGAAGCCGAGTGTGGTCAACATAGGGGCTCTCTTCACCTTCAATTCTACTATTGGGAGGGTGGCGAAGCTGGCGATTCAGCTCGCCGTCCAGGATGTGAATAGCAATCGGAACCTTCTTGCTGGGACGATGTTGAACATCATTCCACGGGACACGAATTGCAGTGGATTTCTTGGAATTATTCAAG CCTTGCAGCTGATGGAGAATGATGTGGTTGCCGTAATAGGTCCACAATCCTCTGGAATTGCCCATGCCATCTCTCATGTTGGTAATGAACTCCATGTTCCTCTACTTTCATTTGCAGCGACTGACACCACTCTCACTTCTCTGCAATATCCGTATTTCCTACGCACAACTCAGAATGACTATTTCCAAATGAATGCAATAGCTGACATGATTGGATATTATGGATGGAGAGAGGTCATTGCCATCTTTATAGATGATGATTATGGGAGAGGTGGGATCACTGCTTTAGGTGATGCCCTTGCAATGAAACGCTGTAAGCTCACCTACAAAGCTGCCTTCCCTCCTAATGCTGATAGAAGTGTAATTAGTCAGTTGTTGATAAAAGTGAACCAGATGGAATCTCGCGTTTTTGTTGTTCATGTAAACCCCGACTCGGGGCTTACTGTTTTTTCTGTTGCACAAGATCTTGATATGATGGCCAAGGGCTATGCATGGATAGCGACAGATTGGCTTGCTTCTGTTTTGGATTCATCCCAACCTCCCAATCCTGACATAATGGGCCCCATACAAGGGGTCATTGTTCTCCGCCAACATACCCCGGCTTCCAATCGCACACAGGCTTTTATGTCCAGATGGAATAAAATGCTTCAGAAAGGGAATGCGACCTCAAGCTTAAACACTTATGGGTTGTACGCATATGATTCGGTTCTGTTGGCTGCCCATGCCATTGACCGTTTCCTTAATGACGGACAGAATATTTCTTTCTCTAATGATCCTCGGCTGCATGATGCAAATGGAAGTAGACTGAATTTAACTGCACTCCGGTACTTTGATGGAGGTGATAAGTTACTTGAGAATCTGCTGCTTACAAATTTTACAGGGCTAACCGGCCAAGTTCAGTTTGGTTCAGATAGGAACTTGATCAATCCGGCCTATGATATCCTTAACGTTGGAGGGACAGGTGTCCGGAGGATAGGATACTGGTCTAATTATTCTGGTCTCTCTGCTCCTGAGACTTTGTATGGAAAGCCACGAAATGCTTCCACCACTAGCCAACAGCTTTATAATGCCATTTGGCCTGGTGAAACCACAACAAAGCCACGTGGTTGGGGGTTAAACAATGGGAAGCCTCTGAGGATAGGAGTTCCATACAGAACAAGTTATAAAGAATTTATATCAAACGACACTGGTCCTGATAATGTAAAGGGGTACTGTATTGATGTGTTTAATGCCGCAGTTAAACTCT CTTACGATGTTACACCCTCATTCATTCTATTTGGAGATGGTCATAAGAATCCAAGCTACAACGAGCTTGTGCAGAAGGTTGCTGATAAT TACTTTGATGCAGCTGTAGGGGACATTTCCATTGTGACAAACAGAACAAGGATTGTAGATTTTACGCAGCCATACATTGAATCAGGCCTCATAATCGTTGCACCTGTCAAAGAGATTAACTCAAATGCTTGGGCTTTCCTAAAACCATTCACCGTACAGATGTGGTGCGTTACAGGGGCTTTCTTCC TTGTTGGAGCAGTTGTCTGGATTCTTGAGCATCGCATAAATTCTGAGTTTCGTGGATCTCCAAGGAGACAACTTGTGACAATATTCTG GTTTAGTTTCTCAACAATGTTTTTTGCTCACA GAGAGAACACTGTGAGCACCCTCGGACGGTTTGTGCTGATCATATGGCTGTTCGTAGTGCTAATTATCAATTCAAGCTATACTGCAAGCCTGACATCAATCCTCACGGTTCAACAGCTCTCTTCTAGGATTGAAGGTCTTGACAGCTTGATATCTAGCACTGACCCAATTGGTTACCAGCTAGGATCATTTGCAAAGAACTATCTGACAGAGGAACTCTACATAGCTGAGTCCAGGTTGGTTCCTTTAAGTACTCCTGAAGATTATACAACTGCTCTTGAGCGTGGGCCAAAAAATGGGGGTGTATCTGCAATAGTAGATGAGCTTCCATATGTTGATATCTTCCTGTCTAAATACTGCGAGTTCAAGACAGTAGGTCAAGAGTTCACCAAAAATGGATGGGGATTT GCCTTCCCAAGAGACTCTCCCCTTGCAGTGGACTTGTCAACAGCCATCCTTCAGCTGTCAGAGAATGGCGAACTCCAAAGGATCCATGACAAGTGGTTAACACCTGCCGGATGCATTTCACAAGATGCAGGACCTGATTCAAACCGGCTGAGCCTGAAAAGCTTCTGGGGCCTCTTCCTTATTAGTGGCATAGCATGTTTAATTGCTCTAGTGGTATTCTTTATGAGAATATTTTGTCAGTACAGCAAGTATAGTAGCCAAGAGCAGGTTGAATGCCCCGTATCCCAGAGGAGTATGAGACGTCCATCACACTTACCTAGCATCAAGGATCTGATCTCTTTTGTTgacaagaaggaagaagacaTTAAGAGTGCTATCAGAAGAAAACCCGGTGATGAACTGAATCAAAGTGGTCAGGGTTCAGATGGACAGTCCATGTCACCGCATAGAGGGATTTATTATTAG
- the LOC105046915 gene encoding succinate dehydrogenase subunit 3-2, mitochondrial, translated as MAGQAKAVASEGLVTRTSSACCGADGFHRPLPSFEQIGSYKIVPRFPFGSSFQFGTSQPKISSLGSRGLHASRVMSESTKVSNRPLSPHLPLKKPQLSATYSISHRIFGASVASLILLVPVAVKFSLMYDV; from the coding sequence GCCTTGTTACTCGCACCAGTTCAGCATGCTGTGGTGCGGATGGTTTTCACAGGCCATTACCAAGCTTTGAGCAAATTGGGAGCTACAAAATTGTTCCTAGATTCCCTTTTGGTTCTTCTTTCCAGTTTGGGACATCCCAGCCAAAGATTTCTTCCCTTGGAAGCCGAGGCCTCCATGCGAGCCGGGTCATGTCTGAATCCACAAAAGTTTCCAACCGTCCATTGTCGCCTCATCTGCCTCTGAAGAAGCCACAACTTAGTGCGACGTATTCAATTTCTCATCGTATATTTGGCGCTTCAGTAGCATCTCTAATCCTTCTAGTTCCTGTTGCTGTGAAGTTCAGCCTTATGTATGATGTATGA